The genome window CGCCAACGCTGGTAAAGCCGCTGACCTCTTTGCCGATGAGGTTCCCGGCCGAGGCGAGGTTGTTCTGGAGGACCATCGTCGTGAGCGACTCCTGCAGCTTCGTCGAGCTTTCGAGCTGACCGATCTGGCTCATCTGGGCGAGCAGTTCTTCGTTCTTCGTGGGTTCCAGCGGATCCTGGTTCTGGAGCTGGGTGACCATCAGATTGATGAAGTCCTCCGTCGTCAGGTCGAAATTCGACGTCGGCGTCGAGGCCGGCGTACTGCTGGAGATGGCGTCGATCATGGTGGTGTTATCGGTCGAAGTCGCTTCCGCTCAGCACCTCACCTGCTCGAAAACCCTTCGAAAAATCAAAGAAGAAGCCGAGATGTGAGCGAAGCGATCATCCGGATCGGAGCGCACACGAGGCGCGCCCAGATCCGCGTGATCGCTTCGCTCACACGACGGCTTCGAGTTGTTCCGAGCTACCTACGACCTCACGCAGCTTCCGCGTACCAGCGTCGAATCGCTGCGGCACGGCGTTGTTGGTCGCGCTGTTCCTGGTCGGACTGATCGCGGGTCGCGCTGCGACCGTCGCCCTGACCGGACTCGTTCCCGCCGCGGCCTTCGGCCTCGCGGCCGGCGCTCAGACCGTCGGGGCCGCCGGCAGACATGCGGGTGACGTGGATGCGGTCGACGCTCACGCCGGTGCGCTCCAGCGAGGTCCGCAGCTGTTCGATCGAGCCGCGGACGAGACTGTGGGCGACATCGTTGCTCGTGCCGATCGAGGCGACCATCTCGCCGCCGGTGCTGACACGCACCTGAACGCGGACACTGCCGAGCGACGGCGGGTCGAGGCGAACGGTCATCGTCTTGCCGTTGGTTGATGCCGAAGTCGCGACGGCCTGCCGAACGGTGGCGACGGCATCATCGGCCGCCGCGTCCGGGGTCGGCATGGTGACGGCTGGCAGGCTGCTGGTGGTCGGCTGGATCGCTGGCCGTGTCGTTGCGACGGAAGACGCGACATCCACGCGGGCCTCGACGCCGGAAGACGTCGTGCCGGTCATGGCTTGGCCGGTGGGTTCGGCAGAGAGCGGCTTCATTGCCTCGACACTGCCGTCGGGACGAGCCGGCTGCGCATCGGCGGACGGTGTTGCGGGATTGGCGGACGTCGTGGCGACCGGACGGTTGGCCGAGACGGCGGGCGTCGCTTCGCCCTCGACAGGCGTGGTCGCCGTGCGATCGGCGAGCTTCTGTGTGGTCTTCGGGTCGGCCTGAACCGCGGCCGGCGTGTTGGCTGTGACCGCGTCGGTCGTGGTCGCAGTCGGCGCGACGGTCACGACCGGCTGAGCCTCGCCGTCGACTGGAACGGCCTCGGCGGCGACCGGTTGCATCGCGCTGACGACAAAGCCCTCTTCGGTCGTCGCAACGGCTCCGTCCGTCGACACGTCCGGCGTCTCCGCGGTCGGCGTCGTCGGAACGCTGATCGGCATGTTGGCCTCGAAGCCATCGCCCGGCACCGCAACGACGACATCCGCGTCGGCGGTCGGCGTGTCGGTCGGTGTCGCTGGCGACTCTTCGTTCGACGCTTCGCCGGTGGTCGGCTCAGGCTTGGTTTCGGTGACTGGCTCTTCGGCCTCGCGTTGTTCACGCTCGAGCGACTGCTTGAAGTCGGCGTCGCTCTTGTCGGTGGTGGCGTCGCTGCGATCGGCGCGAGGCTTGGTCGACGTCGTGTCGGCCGCCGAGGCCTTGGCGGGTGCGGGCGTCGCCTTGGGTTTGGCGAAGAGTGCGGCCGACGACGACAGGTGCGTGCTGGTGGGCGACATGGTGTTGGGTGTGCGTGTGCGGGTTCAGCGCGCTTCCGACCAGCCGGCCGTGATGGCGGCGTCGGTGTCGGTGGATTCGTTTTCGGCAACGCCCTGCCGCATGCCTTCGAGCAGGCGGCGGAGTTGCTGGGTGTCTTCGTCGTTCTCGAACTCTCGGAGGATCTTGCTCGCAGTGCGCGGCTCCATCGCTCGAAGGAACGCCAGTGCGATCTCATCCTCCAAGCCGGCGATGACCTTCTTGGCCTGCGGTGCCGGGAGTGATTCGTACAACGCGAGCGTGGCCAGGAAGCCCTCGTCGCTCAGCCGCGCCTCGGCTTCGTCGCGCTTGCCCTGCCATGTGGCGACTTCGCTCGCGTGCGTCTGCCGTGCGGCTGCGTGCTGACGAGATGCCGAATCGAGCTGCCGCAAGCGATCGGCGAGCTGCCGCTGCTGTCTGTCGAGCAAGGCCGAGCGGGCGTCGAGCTCGTGTTCGTAGTTCACGACGCGCGCGTCGGCCGGCTTGCCCGACTGGCTGTCGAGCATGGCCAGCAGTGCCTCCATCGGCGTGGGCTCGGCAGGCTCCTCCTCGGCCTCATCTTCGACGGGCTCGGGCGGAGGTGGGAAGAGCACCTCTTTGACGTCGGCGATTTTGTCCTTGTCCAGGCCCGATTTCTGGGCGATCAGACCCGCCGCGATGGCGAGGCCGATGAAGTTGATCGCGAGCGTGACGACCAGCGCCAGGACGAGTCGGTTGAGCATCTTCATGCCGACACCTCCTCGGCGGCCATGGCAAAGCCGGCGTCGTCAGCGATGGCGTCCTGGGCACGAAGGCCATCGAGCCACCGGCCGGTCGCGTCGTCGGCATCGGCGAGCTCGCGCCTCTGTTCGGCGTCGTCGTGTTCTTGTTTCTGCTTGTCGCGGAGACGCTCGAGCGCCTGCCGGCGACGCGTCTTTTCGGCAAGGGCTCGGCGTGCGTCATCGAGAAGGCGATCGGCCAAGTCGATGCGCTGCATCACGTCGCGGCCGCGCCTGGCGACGTCGTTCGTGTAGCGGCGATGGGCCGACAGCAGCGACGGATCGAGCGTGCCAGTGAGTCCGCCGTCGCGCAGATCCTGCTGCGCACCGACGAGGTCGTCGTTGAGCCGCATGAGTTCCTGGCGAAGCTGATTTGCGTCACGCTGTCGCTCGGCGACGCCTCGCTGAGCGGCTTGCTCCTCGCGGCGACGCAACTCGTAAGCGGCGGCGAGTTTGAAGACGAAGCGGGCCATTGCAGCGGGCTAGTTCGGGTCAGTTGCGCCTGGCGGGTTGCGGTTGCGAGGCCTGATGGGCGGCGGCACGGATGGTGTCGCGAAGCTGGAAGAGCTGGTGACGTGCGGAGTCGAGGTTCGTCGGTTGATCAGGCGTTTGCTGTAGAAATTCGGTGACCTGCTGCCGGACCGCGACGGCCGTGTCGGCTGCGACGTTCGAGCCCGGCACGTAGGCCCCGACGTTCACGAGGTCTTCGACCTCGGCGTAGTCGGCGACGGCCTTCTGCACGAGGCTCGCGGCGTCGACGTGGTTTTTATCGGACACGTCGGACCGCACGCGTGAGACACTTTTGAGCACGTCGATCGCCGGGTAGTGCCCACGCTCGGCCAGGGAACGGTCGAGCCAGAGGTGCCCGTCGGTGATGCCCTTGACGGCGTCGGGAATCGGTTCGTTGAAGTCGTCACCCTCGACAAGCACCGTGTAGAAACCGGTGACACTGCCATCGCCTGTGCTGCCGGCGCGTTCGAGCAACGTCGGCAGCATCGCGAAGACGCTCGGCGGAAAGCCCTTGGTCGCCGGCGGTTCCTTGGCGGCAAGGCCGATCTGCCGCTGTGCCTGACACAGACGCGTGATGGAGTCCATCATCAGAAGGACGTCCTTGCCGTGGTCGCGGAAGTGTTCGGCGATGCAGCACGCGGTCTTGGCGGCGCGAATCTTCATCAGTGGCGGCTCATCGGCCGTGCAGACGACCACGACGCAACGCTCCAGCGCTCCCTCGGCCAGGCCGGATTCGAGGAACTCGCGGACTTCGCGGCCACGCTCGCCGATGAGTGCGATGACGCTCACGTCGGCCGAGGTGTGACGACTGATCCACGAGAGCAACGTGCTCTTACCCACGCCGGGCCCGGCGAACAGGCCCATCCGCTGTCCGGTGCCGCACGTCAGCAGTGCGTCGACCGCGCGGACGCCGGTGGTCAGTGGCTCACGCACCAAGGCCCGGCCCATCGGCGGAATCGGCGGCGCGTCGAGCGGGCGGAAGTCGGCGACGCTGTGACTGGTGATTGGACCTTTGTCGTCGATCGGATCGCCGAAGCCGTTGACGACGCGCCCGAGCAAACCCTCGCCGCAGCGGATCCGTGGTGCGCCGGGATCGCCTTCGACGGAGTCGCCCGCGGCCACGCCGCCGATGTCGCCGAGCGGCATGAGCAGCGTGCGTGCGTCACCCTTCGGATCGCGACCGAAGCCGACGACCTGTGCCCGACACGGCGAGGCCGAGGCACCGGCGAAGCCGTCGCTCATGCGACTGATGCGGCACGTCGTGCCGAGCGGCAACGGAAGGTTGTCGGCTTCGAGCGTCAGGCCGCTCACCGCGGCGATCTGGCCGACCACACGCAGCGGCATCACGTCGGCCACGCTGCGCAGGTGCGAGGCGAGCGTCGAGC of Planctomycetota bacterium contains these proteins:
- a CDS encoding flagellar hook-length control protein FliK — protein: MSPTSTHLSSSAALFAKPKATPAPAKASAADTTSTKPRADRSDATTDKSDADFKQSLEREQREAEEPVTETKPEPTTGEASNEESPATPTDTPTADADVVVAVPGDGFEANMPISVPTTPTAETPDVSTDGAVATTEEGFVVSAMQPVAAEAVPVDGEAQPVVTVAPTATTTDAVTANTPAAVQADPKTTQKLADRTATTPVEGEATPAVSANRPVATTSANPATPSADAQPARPDGSVEAMKPLSAEPTGQAMTGTTSSGVEARVDVASSVATTRPAIQPTTSSLPAVTMPTPDAAADDAVATVRQAVATSASTNGKTMTVRLDPPSLGSVRVQVRVSTGGEMVASIGTSNDVAHSLVRGSIEQLRTSLERTGVSVDRIHVTRMSAGGPDGLSAGREAEGRGGNESGQGDGRSATRDQSDQEQRDQQRRAAAIRRWYAEAA
- a CDS encoding FliI/YscN family ATPase — its product is MVATTLKQPRSTLASHLRSVADVMPLRVVGQIAAVSGLTLEADNLPLPLGTTCRISRMSDGFAGASASPCRAQVVGFGRDPKGDARTLLMPLGDIGGVAAGDSVEGDPGAPRIRCGEGLLGRVVNGFGDPIDDKGPITSHSVADFRPLDAPPIPPMGRALVREPLTTGVRAVDALLTCGTGQRMGLFAGPGVGKSTLLSWISRHTSADVSVIALIGERGREVREFLESGLAEGALERCVVVVCTADEPPLMKIRAAKTACCIAEHFRDHGKDVLLMMDSITRLCQAQRQIGLAAKEPPATKGFPPSVFAMLPTLLERAGSTGDGSVTGFYTVLVEGDDFNEPIPDAVKGITDGHLWLDRSLAERGHYPAIDVLKSVSRVRSDVSDKNHVDAASLVQKAVADYAEVEDLVNVGAYVPGSNVAADTAVAVRQQVTEFLQQTPDQPTNLDSARHQLFQLRDTIRAAAHQASQPQPARRN
- the fliJ gene encoding flagellar export protein FliJ; the protein is MARFVFKLAAAYELRRREEQAAQRGVAERQRDANQLRQELMRLNDDLVGAQQDLRDGGLTGTLDPSLLSAHRRYTNDVARRGRDVMQRIDLADRLLDDARRALAEKTRRRQALERLRDKQKQEHDDAEQRRELADADDATGRWLDGLRAQDAIADDAGFAMAAEEVSA
- a CDS encoding flagellar hook capping FlgD N-terminal domain-containing protein, translating into MIDAISSSTPASTPTSNFDLTTEDFINLMVTQLQNQDPLEPTKNEELLAQMSQIGQLESSTKLQESLTTMVLQNNLASAGNLIGKEVSGFTSVGDETLEVTGQVTSIRVEGDDVKLELDTGYQVDLTKVTNVS